One genomic region from Gossypium hirsutum isolate 1008001.06 chromosome D13, Gossypium_hirsutum_v2.1, whole genome shotgun sequence encodes:
- the LOC107919500 gene encoding putative [ribosomal protein S18]-alanine N-acetyltransferase, with translation MESGAAVVELQRNSTNFANIVEEIVKLEKKIFPKHESLARSFDQELRKNNTGLLYMMDLHGEVVGYVMYSWPSSLSASITKLAVKESRRRQGHGEALLKAAIQKCRTRNIHRISLHVDPLRIPAMGLYKKLGFQVDSLIKCYYSGDRDANRMYLDFASN, from the exons ATGGAAAGCGGGGCTGCGGTGGTGGAGCTACAAAGAAATTCAACAAATTTTGCAAACATAGTAGAAGAGATAGTGAAGCTGGAAAAGAAGATATTCCCCAAGCACGAATCACTTGCTAGGTCCTTCGATCAAGAGCTGAGAAAGAACAACACTGGATTGCTTTACATGATGGATCTTCATGGAGAGGTTGTCGGCTATGTCATGTATTCTTGGCCCTCTTCACTTTCTGCTTCCATAACAAAGCTTGCAG TGAAGGAGAGTCGTAGAAGGCAAGGCCATGGGGAAGCATTACTAAAAGCAGCAATTCAAAAATGCAGGACCAGAAACATCCATCGGATATCTCTTCATGTTGATCCTTTGAGAATTCCTGCCATGGGTCTTTACAAGAAGCTTGGTTTTCAAGTTGATAGCTTGATCAAGTGTTACTACTCAGGTGATAGAGATGCCAATAGGATGTACTTGGATTTTGCTTCAAACTAA